In one window of uncultured Campylobacter sp. DNA:
- a CDS encoding AraC family transcriptional regulator, producing the protein MSKEISLDDFLQKISNDIEPSKQCRYSKTELKSESIKFNFSSFYTGGEIGYYSSDIICRDFLLHRHERGSRYSFLFFNTGENPICFRSDKDQFVLNKGEFWLGTMQSKLRGVHELENKHYKSSCIALSTAFANELGILKNLNLDQAVCMKKFKTSAVQNIILKEIENAAIYDGKMREIFMESKILEMLYRSFYKFNEPQNALSLDENRIKTVQKAKKILLENMQNPPSIKELARLCATNEFALKRDFKAYFGMTIYAMLTNERLGIAKELLSLDQISVNEAAKMVGYNNLSHFSKIFRAKFNILPTQLKKDIKFYYSD; encoded by the coding sequence ATGAGTAAAGAGATAAGTTTAGATGATTTTTTGCAAAAAATATCTAACGACATTGAGCCGTCCAAGCAATGCAGGTATAGCAAAACCGAGCTTAAAAGCGAAAGTATAAAATTCAACTTTAGCTCTTTTTATACGGGCGGAGAGATAGGATATTATAGCAGCGATATAATTTGCAGAGATTTTCTTTTGCATCGCCACGAGCGAGGTAGCCGCTATTCATTTTTATTTTTCAATACGGGCGAAAATCCTATCTGCTTCAGATCGGATAAAGATCAATTCGTCTTGAATAAAGGTGAGTTTTGGCTCGGAACTATGCAAAGCAAATTGCGTGGCGTTCACGAGCTTGAAAATAAACACTATAAAAGCTCATGCATAGCGCTTAGCACCGCTTTTGCAAATGAGCTGGGAATTTTAAAAAATTTGAATTTAGATCAAGCCGTTTGCATGAAGAAATTTAAAACAAGCGCCGTGCAAAATATCATCCTTAAAGAAATCGAAAATGCCGCGATATACGACGGCAAAATGCGCGAAATTTTTATGGAAAGTAAAATTTTAGAGATGCTTTATAGAAGTTTTTATAAATTTAATGAGCCCCAAAATGCGCTTAGCCTTGATGAAAATCGCATAAAAACAGTTCAAAAAGCAAAGAAAATATTACTTGAAAATATGCAAAACCCACCTAGCATTAAGGAGCTCGCTCGTCTTTGTGCCACGAATGAATTTGCACTAAAAAGGGATTTTAAAGCATATTTTGGCATGACCATTTATGCGATGTTGACAAATGAGCGGCTTGGAATTGCAAAAGAGCTATTAAGTCTAGATCAAATCAGCGTAAACGAAGCTGCTAAAATGGTCGGATACAATAATTTATCGCATTTTTCTAAAATTTTTAGGGCTAAATTTAATATACTGCCGACGCAACTGAAAAAGGATATAAAATTTTACTACTCGGATTAG
- a CDS encoding transporter substrate-binding domain-containing protein has translation MKKILLSILLGAGALCANSLADIKQAGEIRIGLQDSQPPFSFDDNGTLKGFEVDLANELVKNLFGNKKIKIDFIAVASKDRVPSLEQNKVDLIISKLTVTKDRVQKVDFSYPYYSVQIGVLSRKDDNISRIDQIAHKKILSVKGTTAEEHFKNAGYEIATCADANECVARLKAGEGIGFADDNTVVLGYARNDAALDAKIINLGKVDYIAVALSKGNTELLDAVNSSLVKMYKAKFFHKAFDEDIKPYYGGKIDKKHFTLDEVYSLF, from the coding sequence ATGAAAAAAATTCTACTAAGTATTTTGCTGGGTGCTGGCGCGCTTTGCGCTAATTCCCTAGCAGATATCAAGCAAGCAGGCGAAATTCGCATAGGCTTGCAAGATTCCCAGCCTCCGTTTAGCTTCGATGATAACGGCACGCTAAAGGGCTTTGAGGTTGATTTGGCAAATGAGTTAGTCAAAAATCTATTTGGCAATAAAAAGATCAAAATCGACTTTATCGCCGTAGCATCTAAAGATCGCGTTCCTTCACTGGAGCAAAACAAAGTAGATCTCATCATATCCAAGCTTACCGTCACAAAAGATCGCGTTCAGAAAGTCGATTTTTCTTACCCGTATTATTCAGTGCAAATTGGCGTGCTAAGCCGCAAGGACGATAATATTTCAAGAATCGATCAGATCGCGCATAAAAAAATCCTAAGCGTTAAAGGCACAACCGCCGAGGAGCACTTCAAAAACGCGGGCTATGAGATTGCGACATGTGCCGATGCGAATGAATGCGTCGCCAGACTAAAGGCTGGCGAGGGCATAGGCTTTGCCGACGATAACACGGTCGTGCTCGGATACGCTAGAAACGATGCCGCGCTTGATGCAAAAATCATCAACCTTGGCAAGGTAGATTATATCGCCGTCGCCCTATCTAAGGGCAATACCGAGCTGCTTGATGCGGTCAATAGCAGCCTGGTAAAAATGTATAAAGCGAAATTTTTCCATAAGGCTTTTGACGAGGATATCAAGCCATACTACGGCGGTAAGATCGATAAAAAGCACTTCACGCTCGATGAGGTTTATAGCCTGTTTTAA
- a CDS encoding glutathionylspermidine synthase family protein codes for MQLKKITPLSNEYLEKLGFYWHTDADETPYVSDEIVRVSAAEADAYYEAANELYEMFVAAAQHVIDNNLFHELGIPFNLVDLIKQSWENEVHWHLYGRFDFAGGLDGKPIKLIEFNADTPTAVFETAIIQWAMLKENGMDEASQFNDLYDALRDNFKRLVVLDGELEDFSKFYEGWKILFSSVAGNVEDEKTTKLLQQTAEDAGFKTRFAYVDEVEFNDEEGVFFDGENYEYWFKLIPWEAIAIEEGELAILLKNIVQNQKAIILNPAYTLLFQSKGIMKILWDLYPNHPLLLQSSFSPIIGKKMIKKPFLAREGANVAIFDAGGKKIEENGGDYGNQKFLYQEFYELNKDERAQSYQAGVFFAYEGCALGFRKGGEILDNLSKFVGHYIEDAK; via the coding sequence ATGCAACTAAAAAAGATAACGCCGTTAAGCAACGAATATCTCGAAAAGCTCGGCTTTTACTGGCACACGGATGCAGACGAGACCCCTTACGTCAGCGACGAGATCGTACGCGTGAGCGCTGCGGAGGCGGATGCGTATTATGAGGCCGCAAACGAGCTATACGAGATGTTTGTCGCGGCTGCGCAGCACGTCATCGACAATAACCTCTTCCACGAGCTCGGCATCCCCTTCAATCTCGTTGATCTCATCAAACAAAGCTGGGAAAACGAGGTGCACTGGCACCTATACGGGCGCTTCGATTTCGCGGGTGGGCTGGACGGCAAGCCAATCAAGCTGATAGAATTTAACGCCGACACGCCCACGGCGGTATTTGAGACAGCGATCATCCAGTGGGCGATGCTCAAGGAAAACGGCATGGACGAGGCGAGCCAGTTCAACGACCTTTACGACGCGCTGCGCGATAATTTCAAGCGACTCGTGGTGCTTGACGGCGAACTTGAGGATTTTTCTAAATTTTACGAAGGGTGGAAAATTTTATTTAGCAGCGTCGCGGGCAACGTCGAGGACGAAAAGACGACGAAGCTTTTGCAGCAGACCGCGGAGGATGCGGGCTTTAAGACGCGCTTTGCCTACGTGGACGAGGTGGAATTTAACGACGAAGAGGGCGTGTTTTTTGACGGCGAAAACTACGAGTATTGGTTTAAGCTGATCCCTTGGGAGGCGATCGCGATCGAGGAGGGCGAGCTTGCGATACTGCTAAAAAACATCGTGCAAAATCAAAAGGCGATCATCCTAAATCCCGCATACACGCTGCTTTTCCAAAGCAAGGGGATTATGAAAATTTTGTGGGATCTGTATCCGAACCACCCGCTGCTGCTGCAAAGCTCCTTTTCGCCGATCATCGGCAAAAAGATGATCAAAAAGCCGTTTTTGGCGCGCGAGGGGGCGAATGTGGCGATTTTCGACGCGGGCGGCAAAAAGATAGAGGAAAACGGAGGCGACTACGGAAATCAGAAATTTTTATATCAGGAATTTTACGAGCTAAACAAAGACGAGCGCGCCCAGAGCTACCAAGCGGGGGTGTTTTTCGCCTACGAAGGCTGCGCGCTGGGCTTCCGCAAGGGCGGCGAGATACTTGATAATCTCTCAAAATTTGTGGGGCATTATATCGAGGACGCGAAGTAG
- a CDS encoding PepSY-associated TM helix domain-containing protein translates to MAILKRKKFWFNVHLVLTLMCCVPILIVALSGAIISYHDEIIDALNQSKSFVSPSGKDALEPAEILNIFRKAKPGFTLSYYRIPQNKNEAIRLSGTDSSGEFKSYFIDPYNGEITSENIGDTFIGVALNLHTNLGFGLSKNETLRLIGKNIVALSTVMFILVLISGVVIYYPSFRGKILRAFRINFKARGYTFLYSLHGVVGVLLLPVLLTISASGLYWSYDWIAKITNRALGEKEIFRKTSFTEVRGFSLEDEDKILNLQTALDIFKRERGENYEFFNIIAQKDGENFMIFYFDKGEESKKHMNTMSVNVKKGILRHARYDDAKSTMPRPFAIHKAVLSVHSGYIFGEAGKFLFCVAAISVLFFIVTGFWMSIKRICKKR, encoded by the coding sequence ATGGCGATTCTAAAAAGGAAAAAATTTTGGTTCAACGTCCATCTTGTTTTGACGCTTATGTGTTGCGTGCCAATCTTAATCGTAGCCCTTAGCGGCGCTATTATCTCGTATCATGATGAGATTATAGATGCGTTAAATCAAAGCAAATCTTTCGTGAGCCCGAGCGGAAAAGATGCCCTCGAACCCGCCGAAATTTTAAATATTTTCAGAAAAGCTAAGCCCGGTTTTACGCTCAGTTATTATAGAATTCCTCAAAATAAAAATGAGGCGATTAGGCTTTCCGGCACAGATTCTAGCGGCGAGTTTAAATCATATTTTATAGATCCTTATAACGGCGAAATTACTTCGGAAAATATAGGCGATACGTTTATCGGCGTAGCGCTAAATCTACATACTAATCTGGGATTTGGGCTAAGCAAAAACGAAACTCTGCGGCTAATAGGCAAAAATATCGTGGCGCTTAGCACGGTTATGTTTATTTTGGTCTTAATTTCAGGCGTGGTGATCTATTATCCTAGTTTTAGAGGAAAGATTTTACGCGCATTTAGGATAAATTTTAAAGCGAGAGGTTACACGTTTTTATATAGCTTGCACGGCGTGGTCGGAGTTTTGCTGCTACCTGTTTTGCTTACGATAAGCGCTAGCGGGCTTTATTGGTCGTATGATTGGATAGCCAAAATCACCAACAGAGCGCTAGGGGAAAAGGAAATTTTTAGAAAAACGAGTTTTACCGAAGTGCGAGGATTTTCGCTCGAGGATGAAGATAAAATTTTAAATTTGCAGACGGCACTTGATATTTTTAAGCGCGAACGCGGTGAAAACTACGAATTCTTCAATATTATCGCCCAAAAAGATGGAGAAAATTTTATGATCTTTTATTTTGATAAAGGCGAAGAGAGCAAAAAGCATATGAATACGATGAGCGTGAACGTTAAAAAGGGCATCTTGCGGCATGCTCGCTATGATGATGCGAAAAGCACCATGCCGCGCCCTTTTGCTATACATAAAGCCGTTTTGAGCGTGCATTCGGGCTATATCTTCGGCGAGGCGGGCAAGTTCTTATTTTGCGTAGCGGCGATTTCTGTGTTATTTTTTATAGTTACAGGATTTTGGATGAGCATAAAAAGAATTTGCAAGAAAAGATAA
- a CDS encoding UPF0323 family lipoprotein, whose product MKLRKIASYALVSGFGLVMAGSLAGCDDRGQEQNVRLQEGALVRLEEVAPGKYKILEEFPSEKTQIILKSLDGTERILSDEETKALLAEENAKIDAGTSNLTNQNAQLSSGGMSLGEAILASAAGAIIGSWIGGKLFNNPAYQSQRQTAYKSPSAYSRSVNSFNQAKQQNDKARSGKSGFFGGSKSGKSGGFFGG is encoded by the coding sequence ATGAAACTACGCAAAATCGCTAGCTATGCGCTGGTAAGCGGCTTCGGGCTCGTTATGGCGGGCTCGTTAGCAGGCTGCGACGATAGGGGGCAAGAGCAAAATGTCCGTCTGCAAGAAGGCGCGCTCGTGCGGCTCGAAGAGGTCGCGCCGGGAAAATATAAAATTTTAGAGGAATTTCCGAGTGAAAAGACCCAGATCATCTTAAAATCGCTCGACGGCACGGAGAGAATTTTAAGCGATGAGGAGACCAAAGCCCTTCTGGCCGAGGAAAACGCTAAAATCGACGCCGGCACTTCAAATTTAACCAACCAAAACGCGCAGCTTAGCAGCGGCGGCATGAGCCTGGGCGAAGCAATCTTGGCAAGCGCTGCGGGTGCCATCATCGGCTCGTGGATCGGCGGCAAGCTATTTAACAACCCTGCCTATCAAAGCCAGCGCCAAACCGCCTACAAAAGCCCGAGCGCCTACTCCAGAAGCGTAAATAGCTTCAATCAAGCAAAGCAGCAAAACGATAAGGCGCGAAGCGGTAAGAGCGGATTTTTCGGCGGAAGCAAGAGCGGCAAGAGCGGCGGATTTTTCGGCGGCTAA
- a CDS encoding FAD-dependent oxidoreductase, whose amino-acid sequence MDYDIIVIGFGKAGKTLAAKSAALGKKVALIERSPQMYGGTCINVGCIPTKRLVTASKEAGFVNFSVLGEYFVLSMQKKDELVEALRAKNLAMLKGSPNIDVIDGEGSFTSANSVRVLSPDGQTREISAETIVVNTGSREVEPSFEVSSQIAYSSEEILNLKILPKHLVIIGGGFIGLEFASMFAGFGSKVSVLMRSKFMKNEDEDVAASVKSALQAQGVEIVEGCEFLSLKGGELKFNLAGESRLIAADAFLYALGRRANTNDLNLAAAWVQTDAHGNIITNEHLQSSTAGIYAAGDVRGGEMFTYTSLDDFRIIFSALFGDGARTTKNRAPHASVLFTRTPLARIGLSERKARASGREIKVLKLSMAAVPGAKVVAHDEGMMKAVVDAASGEILGAALHCVNAHEIVNELAIAMALGAKADFFKNQIFTHPSISEALNDLFGQF is encoded by the coding sequence ATGGATTATGATATCATCGTAATAGGCTTTGGCAAAGCAGGCAAAACCCTTGCCGCAAAATCCGCCGCGCTAGGTAAAAAGGTCGCTCTCATCGAGCGCTCGCCGCAAATGTACGGCGGCACCTGCATCAACGTAGGCTGCATCCCGACCAAGCGACTAGTTACGGCGAGCAAGGAAGCTGGCTTCGTAAATTTCAGCGTGCTCGGAGAGTATTTCGTGCTGAGCATGCAGAAAAAGGACGAGCTCGTAGAGGCGCTGAGGGCGAAAAATTTAGCCATGCTAAAGGGAAGCCCAAATATCGATGTAATCGATGGCGAGGGCTCATTTACGAGCGCGAATTCCGTGCGCGTGCTAAGTCCTGACGGACAAACACGTGAAATTTCGGCAGAAACGATCGTCGTAAATACGGGCTCGAGGGAGGTCGAGCCTAGCTTTGAGGTAAGCTCGCAGATCGCTTATAGTAGCGAAGAAATTTTAAATTTAAAGATCCTGCCGAAGCATCTAGTAATCATCGGCGGCGGATTTATCGGGCTTGAGTTTGCCTCGATGTTTGCAGGGTTCGGCTCGAAAGTTAGCGTACTGATGCGATCGAAATTTATGAAAAACGAAGATGAGGACGTGGCTGCCAGCGTCAAATCCGCTCTGCAGGCCCAAGGCGTGGAGATTGTCGAGGGCTGCGAGTTTTTGAGTTTAAAGGGCGGCGAGCTGAAATTTAACCTCGCGGGCGAGAGCAGGCTGATCGCGGCGGATGCGTTTTTATACGCCCTCGGTCGTCGCGCGAATACGAATGACCTAAATTTAGCCGCTGCGTGGGTGCAGACGGACGCGCACGGCAATATCATCACGAATGAGCATTTGCAAAGCTCTACTGCTGGCATCTACGCGGCAGGCGACGTGCGCGGCGGCGAGATGTTTACCTACACGAGCCTGGATGATTTTAGGATCATTTTTAGCGCGCTTTTCGGGGACGGCGCGCGCACTACGAAAAACCGCGCACCGCATGCAAGCGTGCTGTTTACCCGCACGCCGCTAGCTCGCATCGGCCTTAGCGAACGCAAAGCAAGAGCGAGCGGGCGCGAGATCAAGGTGCTGAAGCTTTCGATGGCGGCGGTGCCTGGCGCCAAAGTTGTAGCGCACGACGAGGGAATGATGAAGGCGGTCGTGGACGCGGCTAGCGGCGAAATTTTAGGCGCGGCGCTTCACTGCGTAAACGCGCACGAGATCGTTAATGAGCTGGCGATCGCCATGGCGCTGGGCGCGAAGGCGGACTTTTTCAAAAATCAAATTTTTACGCATCCTAGCATCAGCGAGGCGCTGAACGATCTTTTCGGACAGTTTTAA
- a CDS encoding D-2-hydroxyacid dehydrogenase has product MKIVCLDAATLGGDADLSEIASLGEFESYEMTGPAQTAQRLAGAGIVITNKVLITDEIMAQTALKLICVSATGTNNIDMQAAQARGIAVKNVAGYSTNSVVQQTFASLFALTNALGYYADYGSSGKWCESEIFTHIDAPISEIYGKEFGVIGLGQIGAKVARIAAAFGANVRYYSTSGANDNGEFARVSLDALLRACDIISIHAPLNEKTAGLIGEAELAKMKEGAILMNFGRGGIVDEDALARAVDERGLRTALDVLQTEPMKADHPLLRVKNRCNVIITPHIAWASIEARKRLIKMIAQNIRDFMSGK; this is encoded by the coding sequence ATGAAGATCGTATGTTTGGATGCCGCGACGCTTGGAGGCGATGCCGATCTTAGCGAGATCGCGAGCTTGGGCGAGTTTGAAAGCTACGAGATGACAGGGCCCGCACAAACCGCGCAGCGCCTAGCCGGCGCGGGTATCGTCATAACCAACAAAGTCTTAATCACGGATGAGATCATGGCGCAAACCGCGCTTAAGCTGATCTGCGTCAGCGCCACGGGCACGAATAACATCGACATGCAGGCCGCGCAGGCTCGCGGCATCGCGGTGAAGAACGTGGCGGGCTATTCGACGAACAGCGTCGTGCAGCAGACATTCGCGTCGCTGTTTGCGCTAACCAACGCGCTCGGATACTACGCGGATTACGGCAGTAGCGGCAAATGGTGCGAGAGCGAAATTTTTACTCACATTGACGCGCCCATCAGCGAAATTTACGGCAAAGAATTCGGCGTCATCGGGCTTGGACAGATCGGCGCAAAGGTCGCCCGCATCGCCGCCGCATTCGGCGCGAACGTGAGATACTACTCCACCAGCGGCGCGAACGATAACGGCGAGTTTGCCAGAGTGAGCTTGGATGCGCTTTTGAGAGCTTGTGATATCATCTCGATCCACGCTCCGCTAAATGAAAAAACGGCGGGATTGATCGGCGAGGCGGAGCTTGCGAAGATGAAAGAGGGGGCGATCTTGATGAATTTCGGCCGCGGCGGCATCGTGGATGAGGACGCGCTGGCTCGCGCCGTGGACGAGCGAGGCCTACGCACGGCGCTTGACGTGCTGCAAACAGAGCCGATGAAGGCGGATCATCCGCTGCTGCGAGTAAAAAATCGCTGCAATGTCATCATCACGCCTCACATAGCATGGGCGAGCATAGAGGCTCGCAAGCGGCTAATAAAAATGATCGCGCAAAATATTAGAGATTTTATGAGCGGCAAATGA
- a CDS encoding TonB-dependent receptor, protein MRAIYKLSLIAAIATAGISSEIEKQGKSVNLGEITVVSATGYRQNIQDAPASISVLTQKEIQKRNYQDISAMVEDLPSAFTATLGAASRKGISLRGLSQKYTKILIDGKPATSDSAYKGLRSIGSSQNFLPPANAIERIEVVRGPMSSLYGSDAMGGVINIITKGFSNELSGNVNGYYTFAKKSQIKGDYQTGFYLNGAIVPDVLGIALYGRFFEKIEDKEPYANRNNEETNIGAKLMYNVTQNDEVTLDYRKVNNKFRRTYGRTRTTSGGNNDIAKEDMKGYTASLSHQGKYDKFMIDSYANYDSMKESGAQDLRLRTTTLNSKGSYFFDSNALSLGVQYRSERLNEAATTADEANVKRWDYSIYGEDDFYLTDDLTLTGGIRYNRDKDYGGHISPRAYAVYRLNESFSIKGGVSTGYSTPDIKQRSEGLALPFAGGQGAQIGRSSLKPESSISYEGGFSYDDNDKFNFSATAFYTKIKDGISTKLICRPRPGNPCVHNGKTYRRGIWDTINIGEAEVRGLELSSDYQILDNLKLHANYAYTKSEQKTGSEKGKTLNNFPIHSVKLGFDYDVSSKLNLWSQINYYSRTRDSLSYDEDIRSYTLFDLGASYKLTKDASLNFTLYNIFNEFVLTRSGNYQMMVVDGMKAQVGFNVNF, encoded by the coding sequence GTGCGCGCAATATATAAATTATCGCTGATTGCTGCTATAGCGACAGCCGGGATATCGAGTGAGATAGAAAAACAGGGCAAAAGTGTAAATTTGGGCGAAATTACCGTAGTCAGTGCTACGGGCTATCGGCAAAATATTCAAGACGCACCCGCTTCCATCTCCGTTCTTACGCAAAAAGAGATACAAAAGCGTAACTATCAAGATATCTCCGCAATGGTAGAGGATTTGCCGAGTGCCTTTACCGCAACGCTAGGCGCTGCATCTAGAAAAGGCATAAGCCTAAGAGGTCTGTCTCAAAAGTATACAAAAATTTTAATCGACGGCAAGCCCGCGACCAGCGATAGCGCTTATAAAGGATTAAGAAGTATTGGTAGCAGTCAGAATTTCTTGCCTCCCGCAAATGCGATAGAGCGCATAGAGGTCGTCCGCGGTCCTATGAGCTCGCTTTACGGCAGCGACGCTATGGGCGGAGTAATAAATATCATCACCAAGGGCTTTTCAAATGAGCTTAGCGGCAATGTAAACGGATACTATACTTTTGCTAAAAAATCGCAAATAAAAGGTGATTATCAAACGGGTTTTTATCTAAACGGAGCAATTGTCCCAGACGTGCTAGGTATCGCACTTTACGGCAGATTTTTTGAAAAGATAGAGGATAAAGAGCCTTATGCGAATAGAAACAATGAAGAGACGAATATAGGCGCAAAACTGATGTATAACGTAACGCAAAATGATGAGGTAACGCTTGATTATCGTAAAGTAAATAATAAATTTAGGCGTACATACGGGCGTACGCGAACAACCTCGGGAGGCAATAACGATATTGCGAAAGAGGATATGAAAGGCTACACCGCAAGCCTGTCTCATCAGGGAAAATACGATAAGTTTATGATAGATAGCTATGCAAACTACGATAGCATGAAAGAAAGCGGCGCCCAGGATCTGCGTCTTAGAACGACTACGCTAAATTCTAAAGGCTCATATTTTTTCGATTCAAATGCTTTGAGTTTGGGCGTGCAATACCGAAGCGAGAGATTAAACGAAGCCGCTACTACCGCAGATGAGGCAAATGTCAAAAGATGGGATTATTCGATCTACGGCGAGGATGATTTTTATCTAACTGACGATTTAACACTAACCGGCGGAATCAGATATAACCGCGATAAGGACTATGGCGGCCATATATCGCCGCGCGCTTATGCCGTTTATCGTTTAAACGAAAGTTTTTCTATTAAAGGCGGCGTTTCGACGGGATATTCAACTCCGGATATTAAGCAGCGTAGCGAGGGCCTTGCCTTGCCGTTTGCAGGAGGACAAGGAGCGCAGATAGGCAGAAGCTCTTTAAAGCCTGAAAGCAGCATAAGCTACGAAGGCGGGTTTTCTTACGACGATAACGATAAATTTAACTTTAGCGCTACTGCGTTTTATACCAAAATCAAAGATGGAATTTCTACGAAATTAATTTGCCGTCCAAGACCGGGAAATCCTTGCGTGCATAACGGCAAAACTTACAGACGCGGTATTTGGGACACTATAAATATCGGAGAAGCTGAGGTTAGGGGTCTAGAGCTAAGTAGCGATTATCAAATTTTAGATAATTTGAAGCTGCATGCAAACTACGCCTATACGAAATCCGAGCAAAAAACGGGTAGCGAGAAGGGCAAAACCTTAAATAATTTTCCAATCCATTCGGTAAAGCTAGGATTTGATTACGACGTAAGCTCCAAGCTAAACTTATGGTCGCAAATAAATTATTATAGTAGGACGCGCGATAGCCTAAGCTACGATGAGGATATCCGCTCATACACGCTTTTTGATCTGGGCGCGAGCTATAAGCTCACAAAAGACGCAAGTTTAAATTTTACGCTTTATAACATATTCAACGAATTCGTACTAACGCGCTCGGGAAATTATCAAATGATGGTCGTAGACGGGATGAAGGCGCAGGTTGGATTTAACGTGAACTTTTAA
- a CDS encoding TetR/AcrR family transcriptional regulator, protein MPESPKYKKSEIRCKLILDAALELFLAKGYEATSLSDIIELSGGSLSSVYKYFDNKESLFLRIIELQSKKLDERMNERMRINKDLKLREYLQEFAGIYLEFLFAPEAIKFYRLILFSGFNGALSESPKIFLKSGVLGSPNALDEYLAAHADEFAPGRTAKSLALYFCFLLREPHFSRLLFFDEKLNFKASELIKDRIDMFLLGVKKR, encoded by the coding sequence ATGCCCGAATCGCCTAAATATAAAAAATCCGAAATTCGCTGCAAGCTCATTTTAGACGCGGCGCTGGAGCTGTTTTTAGCCAAAGGTTACGAGGCTACGAGCTTAAGCGATATCATCGAGCTTAGCGGCGGCTCGCTATCGTCGGTTTATAAGTATTTTGATAACAAAGAAAGCCTATTTTTGCGCATCATCGAACTGCAAAGCAAAAAGCTTGATGAGCGAATGAACGAGCGCATGCGAATCAATAAAGACCTAAAATTGCGCGAGTATCTGCAGGAGTTTGCAGGGATTTATCTGGAGTTTCTTTTTGCTCCGGAGGCGATAAAATTCTACCGGCTGATACTTTTCAGCGGCTTTAACGGAGCGCTTAGCGAGAGCCCAAAAATCTTTTTAAAAAGCGGCGTGCTAGGTTCGCCGAATGCGCTGGATGAGTATTTGGCGGCGCATGCGGACGAGTTTGCGCCTGGGCGCACGGCAAAAAGCCTAGCGCTATATTTTTGCTTTTTGCTTAGAGAGCCGCATTTTAGCAGGCTGCTGTTTTTCGACGAAAAGCTAAATTTCAAAGCGAGCGAGCTAATCAAGGATCGCATCGATATGTTTTTGCTCGGCGTAAAAAAGCGCTAA
- a CDS encoding helix-turn-helix domain-containing protein codes for MKKVSIGEAAEILGISKEAVYNRIRRNSLRAEESGGIRYVLLDDEMQSEPASQNSAKSSRTGGIAGTQSFIDYLIKEISELKGKIEALQSDKDRLHKEKEEILIASKDEIKLMYKERDEKLRYFLSFFDKPLLSSKSREAKPYDVEIKEKTFDRSEWTSLAKFVKSLKRKKRPKAQSLIIENIGKSEFIRVEGNELLINQSLDIKSLKGSK; via the coding sequence ATGAAAAAAGTCTCGATCGGCGAAGCAGCCGAAATTTTAGGAATTTCAAAAGAAGCCGTCTACAACCGCATCCGCAGAAATTCCTTGCGCGCCGAGGAAAGCGGCGGCATACGCTACGTGCTTTTAGATGATGAAATGCAAAGCGAGCCCGCTTCGCAAAACTCTGCGAAAAGCTCGCGCACGGGCGGCATAGCAGGCACTCAAAGCTTCATCGACTATCTCATCAAAGAAATCTCCGAGCTAAAAGGTAAAATCGAAGCACTGCAAAGCGATAAGGATAGGCTTCACAAAGAAAAAGAGGAAATTTTAATCGCCTCAAAAGATGAAATCAAACTTATGTATAAAGAGCGCGACGAGAAGCTCAGATATTTTTTGTCGTTTTTCGACAAACCGCTGCTTTCGAGCAAAAGCCGCGAAGCCAAACCCTACGATGTCGAAATCAAAGAAAAAACCTTCGATCGTAGCGAATGGACGAGCCTTGCAAAATTCGTAAAATCGCTCAAACGCAAAAAGCGCCCAAAAGCGCAAAGCTTAATCATCGAAAACATCGGCAAGAGCGAGTTTATCCGCGTCGAGGGAAACGAGCTTTTGATAAATCAAAGCCTAGATATAAAATCACTGAAAGGATCTAAATGA